In Actinomycetota bacterium, a genomic segment contains:
- a CDS encoding MFS transporter: MDDAQVRSRALRIVLAFGVVSLLADVVYEGARSVLGPFLATLGATAATVALISGLGEFVGYGLRAVAGVVADRTGRRWALTIGGYGLTMVAVPLLGWVGRVDLALALVVAERLGKAVRTPARDTLLSVATEPLGHGWGFGLHEALDQTGAVLGPLLLAAALSVKGGDYRFAFSILAVPAVFVGVVLLWVRRRVGEPPAAETSLTPDHIDRPLRRYLAFAAFTGLGLAPFPLIAFHLTTSGVLSDVQVPLLFSAAMAVDAGAALIAGRSYDRWGLVALVGAPVGFGVAAMVFGVDLSLIWVGGLAWGAAMGVAESSMRAAVANLSRPERRATAYGAFTAVYGIALLVGAVLMGRLYEISTVAVMAFVLAAELLALVTLWFLVRPSEHRPA, from the coding sequence ATGGACGATGCTCAAGTTCGGTCGCGTGCGCTCCGAATCGTCCTCGCATTCGGAGTGGTCTCTCTGCTTGCCGACGTCGTCTACGAGGGTGCGCGAAGTGTCCTCGGGCCTTTTCTGGCGACGCTGGGAGCCACCGCCGCCACCGTTGCGCTGATATCCGGCCTCGGGGAGTTCGTGGGGTACGGCCTGCGGGCGGTTGCCGGCGTCGTCGCGGATCGTACGGGTCGGCGATGGGCGCTGACGATCGGCGGGTACGGCCTCACGATGGTCGCGGTACCGCTTCTGGGTTGGGTGGGCCGTGTGGATCTCGCCCTGGCGTTGGTTGTCGCAGAACGACTGGGGAAGGCGGTGCGCACCCCTGCACGCGATACGCTGCTGTCGGTGGCCACCGAGCCGCTCGGTCACGGTTGGGGGTTCGGTCTGCACGAGGCGCTCGATCAGACCGGCGCCGTTCTGGGTCCACTGCTCCTCGCCGCCGCGCTGAGCGTGAAGGGTGGCGACTACCGATTCGCATTCTCGATCCTCGCGGTTCCGGCGGTCTTCGTGGGCGTCGTGCTGCTGTGGGTGCGCCGGCGTGTGGGAGAACCACCGGCGGCGGAAACGTCTCTGACGCCCGATCATATCGACAGGCCGTTGCGTCGATACCTCGCATTCGCAGCATTCACCGGCCTCGGACTCGCACCGTTTCCGCTCATCGCCTTTCATCTGACGACCAGCGGAGTCCTGTCCGATGTGCAGGTGCCGCTGCTGTTCTCCGCCGCGATGGCGGTGGATGCAGGTGCGGCGCTCATCGCGGGCAGATCGTACGACCGTTGGGGGCTCGTCGCACTCGTCGGGGCGCCGGTCGGATTCGGAGTCGCCGCCATGGTCTTCGGTGTCGATCTGTCGCTCATCTGGGTCGGTGGTCTGGCGTGGGGTGCAGCGATGGGCGTGGCGGAGTCGAGCATGCGCGCTGCGGTGGCGAATCTCTCCCGACCGGAACGCCGTGCCACCGCATACGGTGCGTTCACCGCCGTGTACGGCATCGCGCTGCTCGTCGGGGCCGTGCTGATGGGCCGCCTGTACGAGATCTCCACGGTCGCCGTCATGGCCTTTGTCCTGGCAGCCGAGCTTCTTGCGCTCGTCACCCTCTGGTTCCTGGTCCGGCCGTCGGAGCACCGACCGGCCTGA